CTTGAAGGCTTTTTAAGAAAAACAAAATTGATTAACAGTGGTATTTTTAATAAAGTTGTAAAGGAACTTGGTTTATGAAAGATTTTAAAATAGATTTGCATACACACACTATTTTTTCAGATGGAGAATTATCACCTAAGGACTTAATTTTGAAAGCAAAAAGAGAAGGTATAAAAGTTCTTGGTATATGTGATCACGATACATTAGAGGCAAGAAATTTTATTCCAGAAACAGATTTAGAAGTTATACTTGGAACTGAGCTTTCTTTAAGTGATGGAGAGAGAGATATACATTTGCTCGTATATTTTCCTGAACCGGAGTCAGAACTTGAGAAAGTATTAATAAATATTAGAAGAGTAAGATTTGAGAGAATAAAAAAAATAATAGAAAAATTAAAAAACCTGGGAATCAAAATTGACCTTGAAGAAGTAATTGAAGAAAAAAATATTCAATCTTTTGGAAGACCTCACATAGCAAGAATTCTTGTTAAAAAGGGTTATGTATCCTCTATTGATGAAGCTTTTGAACTTTATCTTGGAAAAGATAGACCTGCTTATGTTCCGAAATTCAAATTAACACCGAAAGAGGGGATAGAGCTTGCATTAAAATCAGGAGGAATTCCTGTTATAGCTCACCCTGGAGTTGAAAATATTGATTATGATTATCTTGATTACTTAAAAAAACTTGGAATGAAAGGTGTCGAAGTTTTTTATCCGGATCATGATAAGGAGAAAGAGGAATATTATCTTGAATATGCAGTTAAAAACAACTTATTAATAACAGGTGGTTCTGATTATCATGGTGATAACCATGAGGGTAAAAATAAAATTGCAAATAAAACATGTCCTTACGAATATTATCTAAAACTTAAAAAATTTAAAAATGAAATGCCTTATAGCAAATAGAGGAGAAATAGCTGTAAGAATAGCAAGAACTTTAAGAGAAATGGGAATATCGCCGATAGGAATATACTCTGACCCTGATAAATTTTCACTTCATAACTTTTTTATGGATTTTTCTTACCCTTTAAATGGTAAATCAAGTTATGAAACATATTTAAACATTGATAAAATATTATGGGTTATTGAGAAAGAAAAACCTCAGTTTTTACATCCGGGTTACGGTTTTTTATCAGAGAATTATCTTTTTGCACTTGAAGTTGAAAAAAAGGGTGTAAATTTTGTAGGACCATCTCCAGAGTCTATGAGGCTTATGGGTGATAAAGCTCTTGCAAGAAAAATTGCGGAAAAATGTTATGTTCCAGTTGTTCCAGGTTATTCAGGTAAACTGGAGAATCCTGAAGAAGCATTGAAAATAGCAGAAAAAATCGGTTTTCCTTTATTTTTGAAGGCAAGTTTAGGTGGCGGTGGAAAGGGTATGAGGATTGTAAAGAATAAGGAAGAATTTGTTTCTCTATTTAATTTAGCTTACAGGGAAGCAGAAAGTGCTTTTGGTGAAGGTTCCCTTTATATTGAAAAATTTATTGAAAAACCAAAACATATTGAAGTTCAGATAATAGCTGATAAAAAGGGGAATTACTATGCTCTCGGTGAAAGGGAATGTTCTATACAGAGAAGACACCAGAAACTTATTGAAGAAAGTCCCTCATATTTTATTGATGATAAAATAAGAAGGGATATTGAGGAAGCTGCGATGGAGATCGCTAAGGCTTGTAATTATTATAATGCTGGAACAGTAGAATTTATTTTTGATGAAAATAAAAATTTTTACTTTATAGAGATGAATACAAGATTGCAAGTAGAGCATCCTGTAACAGAAATGAGAAGCATGCTTGATCTTGTTTATCTTCAGTTAAAAGTTGCAAGTGGAGAAGAGCTTAAACTTGAGAAACTGTATCCTTTAAAAGGTTATTCCCTTGAAGTTCGTATATGTGCTGAGGATCCTTATGAAAATTTTATTCCTTCACCTGGAGAAATAAAGTGGCTTACTTATCCTTCGGGTCCATTTGTAAGAGTTGATTCAGGTGTATACCAGGGTTTTTATGTTCCAGAAGAATATGATCCTTTAATAATGAAGATAATTGTATGGGGTAAGGATAAAAAAGAGGGGATTCAGAGGATGAAAAGAGCTCTTAATGAGCTATTTATTGCTGGTATTAAAACAACAAAAGAGTTCTGCTTGAATGTTATTTCAAGT
This genomic interval from candidate division WOR-3 bacterium contains the following:
- a CDS encoding PHP domain-containing protein; this translates as MKDFKIDLHTHTIFSDGELSPKDLILKAKREGIKVLGICDHDTLEARNFIPETDLEVILGTELSLSDGERDIHLLVYFPEPESELEKVLINIRRVRFERIKKIIEKLKNLGIKIDLEEVIEEKNIQSFGRPHIARILVKKGYVSSIDEAFELYLGKDRPAYVPKFKLTPKEGIELALKSGGIPVIAHPGVENIDYDYLDYLKKLGMKGVEVFYPDHDKEKEEYYLEYAVKNNLLITGGSDYHGDNHEGKNKIANKTCPYEYYLKLKKFKNEMPYSK
- a CDS encoding biotin carboxylase N-terminal domain-containing protein, which encodes MKCLIANRGEIAVRIARTLREMGISPIGIYSDPDKFSLHNFFMDFSYPLNGKSSYETYLNIDKILWVIEKEKPQFLHPGYGFLSENYLFALEVEKKGVNFVGPSPESMRLMGDKALARKIAEKCYVPVVPGYSGKLENPEEALKIAEKIGFPLFLKASLGGGGKGMRIVKNKEEFVSLFNLAYREAESAFGEGSLYIEKFIEKPKHIEVQIIADKKGNYYALGERECSIQRRHQKLIEESPSYFIDDKIRRDIEEAAMEIAKACNYYNAGTVEFIFDENKNFYFIEMNTRLQVEHPVTEMRSMLDLVYLQLKVASGEELKLEKLYPLKGYSLEVRICAEDPYENFIPSPGEIKWLTYPSGPFVRVDSGVYQGFYVPEEYDPLIMKIIVWGKDKKEGIQRMKRALNELFIAGIKTTKEFCLNVISSEFFEKGEYDTFLLERWKPENLTPFIFEEELSSLIETQSLIEEKRQSTISPWKNFRFFHNNFEL